One window of the Canis aureus isolate CA01 chromosome 1, VMU_Caureus_v.1.0, whole genome shotgun sequence genome contains the following:
- the GAS1 gene encoding growth arrest-specific protein 1, translating to MVAGLLGGGGGARAGTVPGAWLCLMALLQLLGSAPRGSGLAHGRRLICWQALLQCQGEPECSYAYNQYAEACAPVLAQRGGGDAPGAGAAAAAAAAAAAFPASAASFSSRWRCPSHCISALIQLNHTRRGPALEDCDCAQDENCKSTKRAIEPCLPRTSGGGAGGAGAGGVMGCTEARRRCDRDSRCNLALGRYLTYCGKLFNGLRCTDECRTVIEDMLAVPKAALLNDCVCDGLERPICESVKENMARLCFGAELGNGPGSSGSDGGLDDYYDEDYEDEPRAGGAGGEQLLDDDDGAPHPARPGGGAAAAGGRGDLPYGPGRRSSGGARTALASILLLLLPLLF from the coding sequence ATGGTGGCAGGGCtgctgggcggcggcggcggggcccgcgcGGGGACCGTGCCGGGCGCCTGGCTGTGCCTGATGGCgctgctgcagctgctgggcTCGGCGCCGCGGGGCTCGGGGCTGGCGCACGGCCGCCGCCTCATCTGCTGGCAGGCGCTGCTGCAGTGCCAGGGGGAGCCGGAGTGCAGCTACGCCTACAACCAGTACGCCGAGGCGTGCGCGCCGGTGCTGGCGCAGCGCGGCGGGGGCGAcgcgccgggggccggggccgccgccgccgccgccgccgccgccgccgccttcccGGCTTCGGCCGCCTCGTTCTCGTCGCGCTGGCGCTGCCCGAGCCACTGCATCTCGGCGCTCATTCAGCTCAACCACACGCGCCGCGGGCCTGCCCTGGAGGACTGTGACTGCGCGCAGGACGAGAACTGCAAGTCCACCAAGCGCGCCATTGAGCCGTGCCTGCCCCGGAcgagcggcggcggcgcgggcggcgcgggcgcgggcggggtcATGGGCTGCACCGAGGCCCGGCGGCGCTGCGACCGCGACAGCCGCTGCAACCTGGCCCTCGGCCGCTACCTGACCTACTGCGGCAAGCTCTTCAACGGGCTGCGCTGCACCGACGAGTGCCGCACGGTCATCGAGGACATGCTGGCCGTGCCCAAGGCGGCGCTGCTCAACGACTGCGTGTGCGACGGGCTGGAGCGGCCCATCTGCGAGTCGGTCAAGGAGAACATGGCCCGCCTGTGCTTCGGCGCCGAGCTGGGCAACGGCCCGGGCAGCAGCGGCTCGGACGGCGGCCTGGACGACTACTACGACGAGGACTACGAAGACGAGccgcgcgcggggggcgcgggcggcgagCAGCTGCTGGACGACGACGACGGCGCCCCGCACCCGGCGCGCCCGGGCGGCGGCGCTGCAGCGGCGGGCGGCCGCGGGGACCTGCCCTACGGGCCGGGGCGCAGGAGCAGCGGCGGCGCCCGCACGGCGCTCGCCTCCatcttgctgctgctgctcccgCTGCTCTTCTAG